A single window of Sphingobacterium sp. ML3W DNA harbors:
- a CDS encoding tRNA1(Val) (adenine(37)-N6)-methyltransferase produces the protein MASIFQFKEFAVDQSDCAMKINTDGVLLASLVDVGSSARILDIGTGTGVIALMLAQRCLDSEIAAVEVDSLAAKRAEMNFNSSPYAERMKLHACSFQNLDDIGLFDFIISNPPFYTDSLHNPDARKKLARHTNLEFFNELLQFSAASLQQQGRLALILPTLLAEELGVIAQSFGLNLLEVIQIRSFEGEDIIRKIVIFQQGFGGDVAISDFIIYQAKGVYSDMYRATLKPYFLAF, from the coding sequence ATGGCTTCTATATTTCAGTTTAAAGAGTTTGCAGTAGATCAGTCGGATTGTGCGATGAAAATTAATACAGACGGTGTTTTATTGGCTTCATTGGTCGATGTTGGTTCTTCCGCCCGTATATTGGATATTGGTACAGGAACCGGCGTCATTGCTTTGATGTTGGCACAGCGGTGTTTGGATAGCGAAATAGCTGCTGTGGAAGTGGATTCCCTTGCAGCAAAGCGTGCTGAAATGAATTTTAATAGTTCTCCATATGCCGAACGCATGAAGCTACACGCTTGTTCTTTTCAAAATTTAGATGACATTGGCTTATTCGATTTTATCATTTCCAATCCACCTTTCTATACAGATTCTTTGCATAATCCGGATGCTCGAAAAAAATTGGCTCGACATACTAATTTGGAGTTTTTTAACGAATTGTTGCAGTTTTCGGCTGCTTCTCTCCAGCAACAGGGTAGATTGGCGTTGATCTTGCCTACTTTATTAGCGGAAGAGCTGGGGGTAATAGCACAATCTTTTGGTTTGAATCTTTTAGAGGTTATCCAGATTCGTTCTTTTGAAGGAGAGGATATCATTCGTAAGATTGTTATTTTTCAACAGGGTTTTGGTGGCGACGTTGCCATTTCTGATTTTATTATTTATCAAGCAAAGGGTGTCTATTCGGATATGTATAGAGCCACTTTGAAGCCTTATTTTTTAGCTTTTTAA
- a CDS encoding metallophosphoesterase family protein has protein sequence MTRIGLISDTHAYLDEAVFKHFEHCDEIWHIGDFGNAAVADQLEGFKPLRGVYGNIDDHQLRLRFPEDLRFTCEGVDVWLTHIGGYPGKYAPRIKKEITEHPPQLFITGHSHILKVMFDQKLKCLHLNPGAAGKQGWHTVRTLMRFEINGSKIEHLEVIELAGR, from the coding sequence ATGACTAGGATTGGATTGATATCAGATACACATGCTTATTTGGATGAAGCTGTATTTAAACATTTTGAGCATTGTGATGAAATTTGGCATATTGGTGATTTCGGTAATGCTGCTGTTGCTGATCAGTTGGAAGGGTTTAAACCTTTGCGGGGAGTGTATGGTAATATTGATGACCATCAGTTGCGTCTTCGTTTTCCTGAAGACTTGCGGTTCACTTGCGAGGGGGTGGATGTATGGTTGACCCACATTGGAGGTTATCCGGGTAAATATGCACCCAGGATAAAGAAGGAGATCACGGAGCATCCACCACAACTATTTATAACAGGCCATTCGCATATCTTGAAAGTGATGTTTGATCAAAAGTTGAAATGTCTACATCTGAACCCAGGTGCAGCAGGAAAACAAGGTTGGCATACGGTAAGAACATTGATGCGATTTGAGATTAATGGAAGTAAGATCGAGCATCTTGAGGTTATTGAACTCGCAGGCCGATAA
- the mutS gene encoding DNA mismatch repair protein MutS — protein sequence MAKAEKKVTPLMQQYNAIKVKYPGALLLFRVGDFYETFGEDAIKAASILGIVQTKRGNGTESETALAGFPHHSLETYLPKLVRAGQRVAICDQLEDPKQTKTIVKRGVTELVTPGVSYNDNIVQQKSNNYLASIYFDKTQIGISFLDISTGEFLVAQGTSSYIDKLLQGFKPTEVIMSRKQSKEFTEHFGNQYYTYTLDEWPYTGDYATENLLKHFEVNSMKGFGIDRMPVGVIAAGVALHYLNETEHRNLQHISNIARIEEDRHMWLDRFTVRNLELIGSANENATTLSDVLDQTASPMGARLLKRWIVMPLKDRKSIQERLDVVAYFSEHKELRDALIQEIKYVGDLERLISKIGLQKASPREIVQLKRALYAVEKLKELTNQENSEALRVIAEQLNVCSIIRDKIEREVFPEPPVALNKGNVIADGVDEDLDRLRKIAFGGKDYLIEIQKREAELTGIPSLKIAFNNVFGYYLEVTNTHRDKVPEGWIRKQTLVNAERYITEELKEYEDQILGAEEKIQVIENRLYAELLIAIAAYIKPIQLNAQLLAKLDVLLNFSVIAEKNYYVQPEISESKVLDIKGGRHPVIERKMAIGEDYITNDVYLDNDTQQIIIITGPNMAGKSALLRQTALIVLMAQIGSFVPVKEAKIGLVDKIFTRVGASDNLSSGESTFMVEMNETASIMNNLSDRSLILLDEIGRGTSTYDGISIAWAIAEFLHNHPTAKAKTLFATHYHELNELTNSMPRIKNYNVTVKEMNNKVIFLRKLVPGGSEHSFGIHVAKLAGMPSKLLSRANEILKRLEQERTGGEQIKDSMRKIQKQAYQLQMFSIDDPVLEKIRDMLNNLDVNTLTPVEALMKLDEIQRLLKN from the coding sequence GTGCGTTATTGTTGTTCCGTGTAGGTGATTTTTATGAGACATTTGGTGAAGATGCCATAAAGGCGGCCAGTATTTTAGGAATTGTACAAACGAAGAGGGGGAATGGTACCGAATCCGAAACTGCTTTGGCAGGTTTCCCGCATCATTCTTTGGAGACTTATTTACCCAAATTGGTTCGTGCTGGACAACGGGTGGCAATTTGCGACCAATTGGAAGATCCAAAACAAACGAAAACAATCGTGAAACGTGGGGTTACTGAATTGGTTACCCCGGGTGTGTCGTATAATGATAATATAGTACAGCAGAAATCTAATAATTATTTAGCTTCTATTTATTTTGATAAGACTCAGATTGGGATTTCTTTTTTAGATATCTCTACCGGGGAGTTTCTTGTTGCTCAAGGCACCTCTTCTTATATTGATAAACTTCTACAGGGATTTAAACCGACAGAAGTAATCATGTCCAGAAAACAATCAAAAGAATTTACGGAACATTTCGGTAACCAGTATTATACCTATACTTTGGATGAGTGGCCATATACAGGTGACTATGCGACAGAAAATCTATTAAAACATTTCGAAGTTAATTCCATGAAAGGTTTTGGTATTGATCGTATGCCTGTAGGTGTTATTGCTGCAGGTGTTGCGTTGCATTATTTGAATGAGACCGAGCATCGCAATTTGCAACATATCTCAAATATTGCTCGTATCGAAGAAGATCGCCATATGTGGTTGGATCGTTTTACAGTACGTAACTTGGAATTGATTGGTTCTGCTAATGAGAATGCAACTACGTTATCTGATGTTTTAGATCAAACAGCTTCACCAATGGGAGCTCGTTTACTGAAACGATGGATCGTAATGCCTTTGAAAGATCGTAAATCTATTCAAGAACGCTTGGATGTTGTCGCCTATTTTTCGGAACATAAAGAATTGCGTGATGCATTGATTCAAGAAATCAAATATGTTGGGGATTTGGAACGTTTAATCTCCAAAATCGGTCTACAGAAAGCTTCTCCTCGGGAGATTGTGCAATTGAAGCGCGCATTATATGCCGTTGAGAAACTCAAAGAATTAACCAATCAGGAAAATTCTGAAGCCCTTCGGGTGATTGCCGAACAATTGAATGTCTGTTCTATCATTCGTGATAAAATCGAAAGAGAGGTTTTTCCAGAACCTCCAGTAGCACTGAATAAAGGTAATGTGATTGCTGATGGCGTGGATGAAGATTTGGATCGTCTACGAAAAATTGCTTTCGGGGGTAAGGATTACCTCATTGAGATACAAAAAAGAGAGGCTGAATTAACGGGTATTCCTTCGCTTAAGATTGCTTTTAATAATGTCTTTGGTTACTATCTGGAAGTGACCAATACGCACCGCGATAAAGTACCTGAGGGCTGGATTCGTAAACAAACGTTGGTGAATGCAGAGCGTTATATTACGGAAGAGTTAAAAGAGTATGAAGATCAGATTTTAGGTGCTGAGGAAAAAATCCAAGTTATTGAGAATCGTCTCTATGCAGAGTTGCTGATTGCTATCGCTGCTTATATAAAACCGATACAATTGAATGCGCAGTTGCTAGCGAAGTTAGATGTGTTGTTGAATTTTTCGGTTATCGCAGAGAAGAATTATTATGTTCAGCCTGAGATTTCTGAAAGTAAGGTTTTGGATATAAAGGGTGGTCGTCATCCGGTTATTGAAAGGAAAATGGCTATTGGTGAGGATTATATTACCAATGATGTTTATTTGGATAACGATACACAGCAGATTATCATTATAACAGGTCCGAATATGGCGGGTAAGTCTGCGCTCTTACGTCAGACTGCTTTGATTGTATTGATGGCTCAAATAGGCTCTTTTGTACCTGTAAAGGAAGCTAAGATTGGTCTTGTTGATAAGATTTTCACTCGGGTAGGGGCTTCTGATAATCTGTCTTCAGGTGAATCGACTTTTATGGTTGAGATGAATGAGACGGCAAGTATTATGAATAACCTTTCGGATCGTAGTTTAATCTTGTTGGATGAGATCGGTCGTGGTACGAGTACTTATGATGGTATTTCCATTGCTTGGGCTATTGCAGAGTTCTTACATAATCACCCTACTGCTAAGGCAAAAACTTTATTTGCCACGCATTATCATGAGTTGAACGAATTGACAAATTCGATGCCTCGTATCAAGAATTATAATGTGACGGTAAAGGAGATGAACAATAAGGTTATATTCTTACGTAAATTAGTTCCAGGTGGTTCAGAGCATAGCTTTGGTATTCATGTTGCAAAATTGGCAGGTATGCCCTCTAAGCTACTTTCACGTGCCAATGAAATATTGAAAAGATTGGAACAGGAGCGAACTGGGGGAGAGCAGATCAAGGATAGTATGCGGAAAATCCAAAAACAAGCATATCAATTGCAGATGTTTTCTATTGATGACCCTGTTTTGGAAAAAATTCGTGATATGTTGAATAATTTGGATGTCAATACGTTGACTCCTGTTGAGGCACTGATGAAGCTGGATGAAATCCAAAGGTTATTGAAGAACTAG